A window of Mucilaginibacter sp. PAMC 26640 contains these coding sequences:
- a CDS encoding hybrid sensor histidine kinase/response regulator: MTIPINILIVDDKEQNIIALEALLKRNDIRLLSTTSPNEALKLAWENHISIALVDVQMPEMDGFELVEMLKSNPRTRDILVIFVTAISKESKYAVKGLTAGAVDYLYKPLDPYITSAKVDSFIQLARQQEEIKQKNNELEDYAVVVRNSVDIICSVDAATLRIKTINPAVEKILGYRQSEAFGRSIIDFAVESDKGAFKKKLGEIIKDNLQFSVFEFRFDTFDKRTVWIDCRVSYRNKMLFMNLRDCTPQKSYQQQLIKSKEAAEYGKKVKESFLANMSHELRTPVNGIIGLSNLLRKTSLSAPQANLVDMLDSSSQSLLGVINDVLDISKIEAGKFNIVRAPHNLRNIVESVFGLLKFSADEKSIEFVLEVNSDVPEALVIDSLRINQILMNLLSNAIKFTDRGIVKLKISLLQKDIDKVKLKFSVEDSGIGISGDKLSKIFDSFEQAEDDTATKYGGTGLGLTIVKKLVELKGGELTVSSQVGIGSVFNFSNWFGLAQTPEHKAVIPVKTLEPFANVSVLLAEDNMINQFMLVKMLKDWNVNVVVADNGTTALERFKEEDYDLILMDTHMPGMNGYQAARAIRMDFEEPKRSVPIISLSAAAFEHEHKEAISAGMNDVLPKPFEAHELYSKIEELVIKAKKIS, encoded by the coding sequence ATGACTATCCCGATAAATATCCTGATCGTAGATGACAAAGAACAGAATATTATTGCCCTGGAGGCGCTGTTGAAACGGAACGATATTCGGTTACTCAGCACTACGTCTCCTAATGAAGCGCTTAAACTAGCCTGGGAAAATCATATTTCCATAGCACTGGTGGATGTTCAGATGCCTGAAATGGATGGTTTTGAACTCGTGGAAATGTTAAAATCAAATCCACGCACACGGGATATCCTTGTAATTTTTGTAACTGCTATATCTAAAGAGAGCAAATATGCTGTAAAAGGCCTAACTGCCGGTGCAGTGGATTATTTATACAAACCATTAGACCCGTATATTACTTCAGCTAAGGTTGATTCGTTTATTCAACTGGCCCGGCAACAGGAAGAAATCAAGCAGAAAAACAATGAACTGGAAGATTATGCAGTTGTTGTGAGAAATAGCGTTGACATCATTTGTTCTGTTGATGCCGCTACCCTTCGTATTAAAACAATTAATCCGGCTGTTGAAAAGATATTGGGCTACCGCCAGTCGGAAGCGTTTGGGCGGAGTATTATTGATTTTGCGGTTGAATCTGATAAAGGGGCTTTCAAAAAAAAGCTGGGAGAGATCATAAAAGATAATCTGCAGTTTTCGGTATTTGAGTTCAGGTTTGATACTTTCGATAAACGTACCGTTTGGATAGATTGCAGGGTATCCTACCGCAATAAGATGTTATTTATGAACCTAAGAGATTGCACTCCACAAAAGAGCTATCAACAGCAACTCATCAAATCAAAAGAGGCCGCCGAATACGGCAAAAAGGTTAAAGAAAGTTTCTTAGCGAACATGAGCCATGAATTACGCACTCCCGTTAACGGGATCATTGGCCTCAGTAATTTATTGCGCAAAACAAGTCTTAGCGCACCGCAGGCCAATTTGGTGGATATGCTGGATTCTTCTTCTCAGTCTTTGCTGGGTGTTATTAATGATGTGCTTGATATCTCGAAAATTGAGGCAGGTAAGTTTAACATTGTTAGGGCACCGCATAACCTCCGTAACATAGTTGAATCGGTTTTCGGGCTCCTTAAATTTAGCGCCGACGAAAAAAGTATTGAATTTGTTCTGGAGGTAAATTCCGACGTGCCCGAAGCACTCGTGATCGATTCTTTGCGCATTAACCAGATTTTGATGAATCTTTTAAGCAATGCCATTAAATTTACCGATAGAGGGATAGTAAAGTTGAAAATATCGCTTTTGCAAAAAGACATCGACAAGGTTAAACTTAAATTTAGCGTAGAAGATAGTGGCATAGGTATTTCGGGCGACAAGCTTTCAAAGATCTTTGATTCCTTTGAGCAGGCCGAAGACGATACCGCCACTAAGTATGGTGGCACGGGGTTAGGCTTAACCATTGTAAAAAAACTGGTAGAACTTAAGGGTGGCGAGCTTACAGTAAGCAGCCAGGTTGGCATAGGCAGCGTTTTTAATTTCAGCAACTGGTTTGGGCTTGCCCAAACACCGGAGCATAAAGCCGTGATACCAGTCAAAACCCTGGAGCCTTTTGCAAATGTAAGTGTATTGCTAGCGGAGGATAACATGATCAACCAGTTTATGCTGGTGAAAATGCTTAAAGACTGGAATGTAAATGTGGTGGTGGCCGATAATGGCACTACCGCCCTGGAAAGGTTTAAAGAAGAAGACTACGACCTGATATTAATGGATACACATATGCCCGGCATGAATGGTTACCAGGCCGCACGGGCCATCCGGATGGATTTTGAGGAGCCTAAACGCAGTGTTCCAATCATATCACTATCGGCAGCCGCTTTTGAACACGAACACAAGGAAGCAATATCTGCCGGTATGAATGATGTGTTGCCCAAGCCATTTGAAGCACACGAGCTGTATAGCAAAATAGAAGAGCTGGTGATTAAAGCTAAAAAAATAAGTTAG
- a CDS encoding chemotaxis protein CheR encodes MNNALGKDNNLTEAQLAELIDLIKKIHGFDFGDYTKASLKRRLGRIMMLKKLEFYDLKHILVNDPAFFQEFLEEITVNVTEMFRDPAFYKALNTQVIPGLQTYQHSKIWCAGCSSGEEVYSLAILLKEEGLNNRSFIYGTDINTEVLKEARKGIYSLRKIKSYAENYLFTGLPGSITDHFTIMYDAAAIHSELKQNTLFSVHNLISDTIFNEFQLISCRNVFIYFETELQERILDLFYKSLCPLGYLCLGNKETIRSDSFRKKFRVINQKENIYQKIGT; translated from the coding sequence ATGAATAACGCGCTGGGAAAAGATAACAATTTAACTGAGGCTCAATTAGCAGAACTCATAGATCTTATAAAAAAGATCCATGGATTTGATTTTGGTGATTATACCAAAGCATCGTTAAAACGCCGTTTGGGCCGGATCATGATGCTTAAAAAATTGGAGTTTTATGATCTGAAGCATATCCTGGTGAACGATCCTGCCTTTTTTCAGGAGTTTTTGGAAGAAATAACGGTGAACGTAACCGAGATGTTTCGCGACCCGGCTTTCTATAAGGCTTTAAATACACAGGTCATACCAGGCTTGCAAACCTATCAGCACAGTAAAATATGGTGCGCAGGTTGTTCATCGGGCGAAGAAGTTTATTCCCTGGCTATTTTGCTAAAAGAGGAGGGACTGAATAATAGATCATTCATCTACGGCACGGATATTAATACCGAGGTATTAAAGGAGGCAAGAAAGGGAATATACAGCCTTCGTAAAATTAAAAGCTACGCCGAAAATTACCTGTTTACCGGTTTACCGGGGTCAATAACAGATCATTTTACGATTATGTATGATGCGGCCGCTATCCATAGTGAGCTAAAGCAAAATACACTGTTTTCTGTTCACAATTTAATCTCTGATACTATTTTTAACGAGTTTCAACTGATTAGTTGCCGAAACGTATTTATCTATTTCGAAACAGAATTGCAGGAGCGTATTCTCGATCTATTTTATAAAAGCCTTTGCCCGCTGGGCTATTTATGCCTGGGTAATAAAGAAACTATCAGGAGCGATAGTTTTCGTAAAAAGTTTAGGGTGATCAATCAGAAAGAAAATATATATCAAAAAATTGGCACCTGA